GGCGTGCAGGGGTATAAATGTGTATTATTAACCGCCATAGCACAGCGTGCGCTTCAGGCCACCATTCTTCAGAAGGAAATAGCTACAGACCTGTGCGCTTGCCAATTAAATTGGCCCTGGGGCTAGTGGCTTCCTTGGAGCTCTAATGCAGTACTCTCAGGGACGTCTTCGCAGGGAGCGACAAAGGAAGAGTGGTCAGAGGTGGggagagtggggttgggtagAGGAAGAGTCGTTTACTAACTGGCCAGTACTGATGGATGTCAGGTTAGTGTGGAGTTGCTTCAATCCTCGCTTAGAGACCAAGAGGCAAAATGCACAATTCAGTCCTTGCACAACTCAGTCACAGAGTGTAAAACACAGCAATGTCCTGAGAATGAGCCCATGCAGCAATTGTCAATGTTAAGACCGCTTGGCTCCAGGCAGACTCAACATAGGGGAGACCACACCTTAGCGTAACGATTTAAATGATATTTATTAACATAAAAATAGAAAATGTCAGTTTAGGTACAAAAGTAAAATGTTGTGCAATGTGTGTCTAGGGGTAGATGAATAAACTTAAAACATAACATTATTAGTATGCTGTGTTCCCCCTCCTGTCTGTTTGTCATGCCATGGAATATTTTTGTTGCACTCAGTGCCTAACACTACCTTACAAAAGCATATCTCACACATGAGGCAAGAGTTTCTATCTCACATAACTCTCTCACATATCCCACACATGAGACAAGAGTTTCTACATCACATAACTCTCTCACATATCCCACACATGAGACAAGAGTTTCTACAGTAGTGAAGTTCCCAGTTTGGTTCTCACTGGTCCTCACCATATCACTCCATGTTCTGGTAGCAAAGGATAACTGTtgttatatacatatacatatactgtaaGTAGTACCCTAGCATATTATGTAGTATCTACTGTACATGCAATACATGTTGCTTTACCTGAGGATGCCATGCATACATGCATCAGTCAACACAAAATTCATACATTTTCTCCATGTTGAAATTTAATACAAATATGTGTGTTACACACATCATCAGTACAATTCGATTTTCATGTAATTGTGCTGATTATAATCCATTACATGCATAAGTGTGCTCACTAGATGATCATGAGAGATTGAACTCTCTAAAAGCATGCTAACATAGAACATAGAagtttaaaggaaaattccggtatttagcactttgagtcccttttctggtttgttttggatgaactagagtggtggacaccgaaattttgacgattggtcctgtctcgacttctgactcgttttgaatcgcctttgactactcagagtggctgccaacaggcatactcaaacatatcctaaaacaacccttaaagggacaccaggcaagcctgatgctttttctctacgaaactccccctcgctcggtctgaagctcttttccttttctttgcgtcttccgtgaAGGGtgttcgctgcttcttcgccggctctgccattatacacacgtttgcaacaatctctagcgtttcgttagcctgcctctgtgctgtaaactgatcctgcttcggtcggcgggtacgatacactgaacttgcaagcgggatattcttcctacaggcagtagtggcgggcgagagagtcttcattcggcctgtaacgagtcatttaactatataccgacttacgaagatgagtaattaacacgaaaacgttgcctggtgtccctttaacgttcgttttcaaaactgtgcaactcaccgagtggttagtggtgtttgttgatgttccaaaacaagtagcgtagcgaaatacagtttctgtcgtgttttatttgccattttgtaaaatcccatcgatttctgttggaagactcactgcacattgatattactgcgccactgtctatgcttcaggttcaaatattgagcggaagtttatacgcggttgtgaaGTGTCCAGGTGAGGtgaaaatagttccacaatagcaaataagacggctggaaatcatacattgcgccaatctatttgattttaataatcaacgaacaccactaaccacctggtgagttgcacagttttgaaaacgaattttaagggttgttttaggacatgtttgagtaagcctgttggcagccactctgagttgTCAAaagcgattcaaaacgagtcagaaaagtcgagacaggaccaatcgtcaaaatttctctagttcatccaaaacaaaccagaaaagggactcaaagtgctaaataccggaattttcctttaatataACAAATACAATGCTCAGTATtcacaaaaaaatgttttataatagTTGAGACATGATGAGATgagacatgtacagtatgctaaCAGACATACTGTAAGCTAATGAGGGAAACAAATATTCTCCCCCAAAAAAACTGTTTGTGCAAGACATAAAAATGTTTGTGCAAGACAAAAAAATATATCAGCAGTCTATATTTTGTGAAACTACATTCCCACACGCTGTGGAACATCAAAAACAGGGGATGAGAGTGAAACTGTTCTCCAGGAAGCCTCATACGCCCAAAATGGGAAAAAATCTATTTTTCTATGTcaaattatttaaaataatCATTGTTTAGAACTGTCACTAAATGTGCATTTGATTAACTAACTTTAACCACTAGACATGAGAATTTTAAGACGTTCTGAAGAAACAATAGCACAGAGAGACGAGAGGTGGACATCCCAGCTTCAGCAAATACTACTACATATTTGTTCCAATCATTCTCTAAACCATTTGGTCTTCCAGGAaatatcacctgtgttaagtgcacaggcaAGAGTAATACATGACAGGATTTTTACTTTCTGAGGCCATGATGTCCACTTAGCTTTGGCCCTTTTGGCCATGACTAAAAGTGTCCCCTACTCCCATATTCAGAATTGGGTGAATTTTTCCATGGACTCATCTGAACGCAAGGAAAGAGGACCAGTATGAAGAGAGGTACCATATCCTGAAGTGTCACCGTCACCTGAGGTCAGACCTTTTCCACTTCTTTGGTTCATTCCATCACTCTCCACCTCTTCTTGCAAACTACAAAGTTCCATTTTGTCTATAATATTGGCATCCATCTCAAAATGATTGCCTTTATTCACTATGACATTGTGTTCAATCTTCTCCAGTAGATCTATGACCTGAGGTCTATCACCTGTAGTCATGTTGTTGAGAGCGTGGTACTTGTTCCCACATTTCTCCACAAGCCTCTGTATAgcctccccctcactctctaTGTACAGCTCAATGGCTGTGTCGCCCATCCAGTCTGCATGGCTGAACACCAGTATAACATAACTCCAGACCTGGTCTCCAAAAATCTCCAGATGTTCAATGATCGATTTTTCATCGCTGTTTGTGAATGTGGAGTCCACAGGTATCACCAGGAGGAAAGCATGTGGCCCTggagcacacagagacacactacgCACAATCTCATATTTAGACTTTTTTGAAGTGTCTTTCAGAAGACCATCCTTTAACCAGCCTGGTGTGTCAATGACCGTGAGCTGTCTCCCAGCTACTGTTGATTTCTTGAGTACAGACGTAGGAACAGTCTTGAAGTCAAATAAGTTTTTTCCCAAAATGGTGTCTCCTGCTGAGCTTTTTCCACTACACTGATGTCCAAGGAGAACCATTCTCAGATCTGAAAGATTTAACAACATTTGTTGAGAAATTGCAAAACAGGCTATGTGACTTGAGCTAGTTCCAGTGCAGTCTACAACTTACCTGTTGATTGTAGAATTCTTTTTGGTCTGGGCATCAACATCCTTCTTTCTTTTGCTTTCTCATCTAGTTCCTTCTTTTTCACAATCAATACTTGTAAAACATGTTTGTCCATCTGAAAATGGTGGCCTTTGTTTCTCACAACAATGTCCTCTATTTTCTTCAGCAGCTCATTGACTTGACTGTGGTCTTTCCTCTCCATGTTGTTGAAGACATGATACCTGTTACCACATTTCTGAAGGAGCTTCTGCAAAGGATCTCCCTCATCTTGAATGTACTGTTGTATGGTGATATCTTCTAGCTTATCCCCATGAGTGAACAGCACTATTATGTGGTTCCAGACATTCTCCCCAAAGAGTTGTAGGTGTTCCTCCACTGCTTGTTTGCATACAGGCTCAAATGGACAATTAATCTTAATAACAAGAAGTAGAGCGTGAGGTCCTGGGGAGGCAATAGCTACACTGCGAACCACTTCATCTTTGTACAGTATTCGGGTAGATGATGCTAGATAGTCTTTCCTCCGTCCTGGTGTGTCAACAACAGTGATTTGTCGTCCAGCTACCACTCCATCTTTCTTTATACACTCAGCACTTTTCTTCAGCTCGAATGCCTTTCTCCCTAAGATGGTGTTCCCTGCAGAAGTCTTGCCTCCTTCCTCACTTCCTAAAAGTATGATCCTCATCTCTGCATGAGACTTACTTCCTGGAAAAGAGGGACATAAATTAGGTAATTTTGAGCATTTAACATTTTATCCTCTATTACGGTGCACAGCCATGTTGGTTGACATTTCTCATGTCAATATAAGTTACATACATGAACATAATGATGGGTAAGATGATTACTGTGGGGactaattaagcaataagccacaAGAGgtcgtaggttacactgattttagaacagctaaggggcatTGTTAGGCGCGACAGTTATCAGAGATATTTGAAACTTCCAAATGTACTAATACAAAGAAGCAAATCTATACTTTTATATATTAGTTCCAAACAGTTTTACTACACCAACTTCAAATATAACATTTACAACTCATTGTTTAAAATATGAAGCTAATTAAATAATTTATGACAAATATTTTAAGACATGTCAACAGTTAATCATTTAAGGTacaattactttttattgtaggcctatttaaggtCAAAGTTTACTACATATGAACACCGTGTCCTGTTCCCGCATATCACCAACACTGTGTATGATTAACTCATTTACTAACATTGAAATGGCTAGGTTCAGGTTCAGGACTGTTCCCACTTCCCACATGATCAGAGTGGACCATTCAGGATTTGTTAGTTGGTTTAAAACTACACATGATGAAACACATTTCATTCTGGCCATAAGTTTTGGTATTGCACTGGGTTACTTTGTGTTATGTCTTTCCCATAAACATTGCCAACATTTCCTCACAGCTAAGAAGCAGACATTGGCAGTTCAACTATGTCTAAATAGCTGTTTCCACACTTTCTGTAGTATGAGTTTAGTTTCTGCATAAGAGATTATTGTGACTTTCTACCATTTATTTACAGTTATTTAGGTAAACAAAATTTCAAAACAGCACTCACAAAAGCTCTACAAAGGTTAATGCAATCCAATAATGCTATTAAACATTCCGTATAACCAGAAGCTGATAGTTCAAAAATGAATCAAGTTTCAATTTAAAAATTAAATCTTAAAACATACATGATTACTTTAGTTAAAGGAACACGCTGACTTTTTGGGAATTATTCACCGTATTCCCCAGAGTTAGATTAGTCGATACATACCCTTATCTACATGCTTGTAGTTACTCGGTTTGACACACCCACGTCTGGCCTACCTAAAGCACAGGTGCCTCAAAGTGGCTGGTTCCAATAGCCTACAGCCCCAAATAGTGACAAAAGAACTCCAACATTTTCCTTGCTGTGATTTGTATAGTTACAATGTGTACTTAACAATGTGAAATGAGACACAGCTATTTTGCAAGTATATACTTAgaactatgtttttattttaggAAAATCACTACTCCTTGGGGTTTGGAGAAGTAACCCCGGAGCTTTTCAGGTGCCTGCAAATCACTCCGCCCAAATAGCAGGGCTTCGCCTTAATGTTAACATAGTACCAGTCTTTATACGCTTACTAAGTCTCATTTTACATTGTTATTTGTACATGTTGTAACTATACAAATCACAGCATGTAAATAGAAAAATATTGGAGTTCTTTTGTCACTATTGGGGGGTGTAGGCTATTGGAACCAGCCACTTTGAGGCACCTGCTGCGCTAAGCTAGACTAGCGGTGGGTGCGTCAGACTGAGTAACTACATGCACGagatgagaagggtatgtattgACTTAGCTAACTCTGGGGAATACGGTGAATAAGCTAAAGTCCCAAAAAGTCAGCATGTTCCTTTATAGCAACTAGTGGAGgagagtagcctacaaatgggatttgtcaccgtcttggatctatcgtctattttaaccagtgttgttgtttgttgcaattaaaaataccctcaagggccgaataacatattattttgacattaggTCACGGGCCAGAATTGGGCCGGGCGCGGGccggagtttgagacccctgctttaaCATATTGTAAATCTGCATATGTTTTCGGAAATTAACTTATTTGAAACTTCCAAATGtataaaagtacaaatacaaacCACAAAATCTACAATTTCAGTTCCAAACAGTTTTACTACACCAACTTCAAATGTAAAATCTCATTGTTTAAAACATGAAGCTAATTAAATAATGTAtgccaaatgtttttttaagaCATTTCAAGACAACAGTTAATCATTTGAGGTAGAATTACTTTTTTATCGTATTCATAGTCAAAGTTTACTACATCGCCGTGTCCTGTTCCCTTACCTGCATGTGCACCAACACCGTGTATGATTAACTCATTTACTAACAGAATATGGCTGCTCAGTTTGGACTGTTCCCACATGATCAAAGTTCACTTTGCTCATAGCTCATAGCGGGAGCATAcctatgttcccagggtccTAAGTTCACAAGGTCTAATGCTCCCAGGGTCCTACAGTATGTTCCCCAGTTCAATTTTCTGCTAACACGGAGTGGCTGAATCTCAAtgtcccccccgcccccccacagACTTTGATGCACATTCCCATCAAAGTCTGTGAGGGCTTAGGGCTGTCCCACTGTGAAATTGTGAAGTTCATGGGGGCTCGCTCTCACCCTTTCCATGTACTTTCCATAAGTCTGCATTAATAACAAATCATAATGTTATGATGTGAAACAAAGGGAGGCTACACATTTTTGGTGTTGTttaaaagtcaagtcaagttttctAAGTAAAGTGTTTTTCTAAGACATGTCAACAGTTAATCATTTGAGGTACAATTATTTTTTATCGTAGGCCTATTCATAGTCAAAATTTACAACATATGAACCTTGTCCTGTTCTCTTACCTGCATGTCACCAACACTGTGTATGATTAACTCATTTACTAACAGTTGACATGGCTGGGTTCGGGATGGACTGGTTTCCCATATGATCAAACTTCAGTCACTGAATATTGAAAAGTTGTCTGAGTGGACCCTATGTGCTATGAAACACATCACTGTGTAAAAGAACCTAGAGATGTTTTGTCCGCACATAGGCTACAAGACTGCAAAATCCCAAGTTATACACAGGTTaaacaacatacagtatataaataagtatatatatagtatataagtaagtataagtatatatactcttttgatcccgtgagggaaatttggtctctgcatttatcccaatgccTTTTTTTTCAGACCACTCTGTCAAGAAATGAGAATACTGGCCTAAAGAATGCTAGCTGCCTACAACAAAACTAATTTCACATTCTACATTTCCTGTGTTTTTCATTTAGTATCATTATAAAGAGAGCCACCTGAGAGTtacattataggctacatttggttGAAAAAAGCCTGGGCCTGCATGTTATAATGATTTTAAATGTAATCCCTTAAATTGATCAGTGTAACTGTATTCTGCAcccatttaaatagtatttaaaTACAGTTACTCATATTTTGTATTCTAAATACATAATCCCATTACATGATCCCAACACTGTACATCATCATAATACAATAATACATCATCAGTATAATTAGATTATCATACAATGATGCATTCCTTGATTATAATCCATTACATGATGCATAACTGTCCACTGGTATCACCAGGAGAAAAGCATGTGATCCTggagcacacagagacacactacgCACAATCACATATTTAGACTTtttcggagtgtgtgtgtgaaaagaccTTCGACAGCCTGGTGTGTCGATGATCGTGACCTCAGCTACCAGTCTCCCAGCTACTGTTGATTTCAGACATGAGAACATTGAAGACGTTAAAGTCAAACATGTTTGCTCCCAAAATGGTGTCTCCTGCTGAGCTTTTTCCACTAAACTGATGTCCAAGGAGAACCATTCTCAGATCTGAAAGATTTAACAACATTTGTTGAGAAATTGCAAAACAGGCTATATGATTACTGTGCCAGTTCCAGTGCAGACTATAACTTACCTGTTTATTGTAGAATTCCTTTTGGTCTGAGCATCAACATCCTTATTTCTTTTGTGTTCTCATCTTGTTCCTTCTTTTTCACAATCAATCCTTGTAAAACATGTTTCTCACAACAATGTCCTCTATTTTCTTTAGCAGCTCATTGACTTGGCTATGGTCTTCCCTTTCCATGTTGCTGCTGCAAGACATGATACCTGCTACCACATTTCTGAAGGagcttctgcatgtgtgtgtgtcatgttatGGAATATTTGTGCTGCACTCAAAGCATTTTACTTTGACAGAGATGGTTGCCCCTAGGACTACACTGTACCGCTAAATATATTATTCTAACTCATTACTGAagccattttatttttttagtttttgtcCCTAGTAAATATTTGCACCCAAAAAGATGGGAAAATAGGTTTCTCTTTAACAAAATCACAACAAAAGAGCAAGCATGAGCCTTGACCAATTTTGCTCAGCTGCTAATTGGGAATTTAAATAAAGTAAAAATGTAGATTAGGGCTGATGCATTATTTATCAAGACTGGCAAAGCTATACTTTACATGACTCAATAGTCAACTAGGATTGATGGATAGTTATCTTGTGAGACCAAAATGATTCAATACATACGTTACACAAGCTCAGTTGATGGCTGGATTGTACAGAGAAGTGATGTTGTTAGCAGAAACCGCACTAATTAACATCGATATCAATCAGAGGTGTCTTTAGAGGAGCCAGGGAAGCCTATAGTGCACTCACTGCAAGATGTCTGCAGACTGCATCAATAAAGGAAGACATATTTCTACTATCAACATCAAATATGTTTGTTCAAAAAGGGCTGGTCtttcatgaataaataaatcagagtgtctgtgactgtgtgtgtgtgtgtgtgtgtgtgtgtgtgtgtgtgtgtgtgtacatgtatgtactgCTGCATTAGTGTTATTCCCTCAGGTTAAATCATCCTGGGTGTTAAGCGGGGGGATTGGAAgaggaagatgtgtgtgtgtgtgtgtgtgtgtgtgtgtgtgtgtgtgtgtggttgagaaaTGGGGGAAGATGGGAGGACAAAGGCCCAGTCGGAGGCGAGCAGCATGGCTGGGGTTCGGTGGTGGGGCTGCAGCGGCGGCTGTGGCTGgggcgaggaagaggaggaggaggaggaggagggcgaggaggaggaggaggaggaggaggaggagggggggagggggggggggaggaggaggaggagggcgaggaggaggaggagggggacgaGACGTGGGACCCCCCCTCCGTCTCCGCCGTCCTGTGGAGATGAAGAAGGAAGCGAGCCTCGGCCCTGGAGGGGTGCGCAGGAGCCTCGCAGCCCAGCCTGCACGGGGACCCGAGACAGTGGGGGGGTTCCCCTTTCACTTTCATCCGGAGATGAGAAAAGACCAGAGGAAGccagaaaagacagaaagagagggagagagagaggagggggggcaaGAGAAACCAACATTTCAAAAACACTCATTCCACCACCATCCTCTAGCAGTAGAGTGAGACATATGAGCTGTTGCCCCCCGGTGTATGTGTAAAAACCTACTGAGTGCCAtcacagtacacatgcacatgcatatatatatatacatatgaaCACACTTACGTACATACACTCCCTGCCTTCCCCTTTACTCTTACTCCCTTTGaaacatgcgcgcgcacacacacacacacacacacacacacacacacacaaatggaagaGGGAGATGAGTTTGTGAAATTGGCTTTGAGCTTTCAGCTTCCAATCAGTCACAGCCatgtctctgcgtgtgtgtgtttgtgtctgtgtttgtgcgtgtgtgtgtgtgtgtgtttgcttgtttgaaagaaagagagagaggcagaaaagaTAAACATGTTTTGCGCCTTCCGTGTAAGGTTCATTACACACCCCCAATGCCAGGCTAAGAAGTTGGCGAGGAGTTAATTCCCAGTGATGTGAGAGAAAACGCATTAGCCGAGTCCTATCCATCTTCACAATGACACATCCATTTAAATGTTTGCCTCCTACCTCTAAAGAGATACAAAGGGGAGGGTCATTcctctcacccacccaccccacccctttctatttttctctccttgagtcttctcttctcctttcttccttCATCCCCctgtttttcttcctctctgccttctttcttcatctgtctctcctttttctcactctctctctcttttcctctgccATGTTCACAGTGGAA
This portion of the Alosa sapidissima isolate fAloSap1 chromosome 22, fAloSap1.pri, whole genome shotgun sequence genome encodes:
- the LOC121697827 gene encoding GTPase IMAP family member 8-like — translated: MRIILLGSEEGGKTSAGNTILGRKAFELKKSAECIKKDGVVAGRQITVVDTPGRRKDYLASSTRILYKDEVVRSVAIASPGPHALLLVIKINCPFEPVCKQAVEEHLQLFGENVWNHIIVLFTHGDKLEDITIQQYIQDEGDPLQKLLQKCGNRYHVFNNMERKDHSQVNELLKKIEDIVVRNKGHHFQMDKHVLQVLIVKKKELDEKAKERRMLMPRPKRILQSTDLRMVLLGHQCSGKSSAGDTILGKNLFDFKTVPTSVLKKSTVAGRQLTVIDTPGWLKDGLLKDTSKKSKYEIVRSVSLCAPGPHAFLLVIPVDSTFTNSDEKSIIEHLEIFGDQVWSYVILVFSHADWMGDTAIELYIESEGEAIQRLVEKCGNKYHALNNMTTGDRPQVIDLLEKIEHNVIVNKGNHFEMDANIIDKMELCSLQEEVESDGMNQRSGKGLTSGDGDTSGYGTSLHTGPLSLRSDESMEKFTQF